The following DNA comes from Lentibacillus sp. Marseille-P4043.
TAGGGAAAAATTTAATTGGCAGTTTCTACCCACCAAAAGCAGTAATCTATGATACATCTACTTTGCAAACACTAAACCCACGCGAGGTGCGTTCCGGATATGCGGAATTAGTAAAAGAAGCATTACTCGGCGATGAACAGTTTTTCAATGATCTAACAGAAATCAACCTTGCCTCGTTATCAAGGGAACATTTAGAAAAGCATTTACAAAAAGGGATACACATCAAGGCAGGTATTGTAGAATCTGATGAAAAAGAAGCCGGCGTCAGAAAGTATTTAAATCTCGGCCATACACTCGGTCACGCATTGGAAGCTGAGCTAGGATATGGAAAATTAACCCATGGGGAAGCAGTAGCAATTGGTACGTTATTTGCACTAAAGGTGAGTGAGATTCTATTTTCTAGTAATCTCCCATATGACGATTTATATAAATGGTTGAAAAGAAATGATTACCCATTGTTACTAGAAGAGGTTAAAACGAGTGCATTGATAGCAAAAATGAAATCAGATAAAAAGGTTATCAATGATAAAGTGCAGATGGTGTTATTAAAACAGACTGGTAACCCGACTGTAGCTGAAATCAATGATCACGATCTTCAAGTGTTTTTAGAATCATTTTTAAGGGAGCTGGTTGATAAATGATACGTGGTGTTCGAGGAGCAACGACAGTCCAAGCTAATGAAGAGAATCAGATTGTAACAAATACAAAAAGTCTTGTTGAAGATATGGTTCTTAAAAATAATATAGAGGTTGATTCTATTTCACATGTTTTGATTTCTGTATCAGGCGAATTGAATGCTACCTTTCCAGCAAAATCACTCCGGCAAATACCTGGTTGGGTCTATGTCCCTGTAATGTGCATGCAAGAAATCGATGTACCAAATAGTTTAGGTTACTGTATACGTGTCATGATGGTCGTCAATACAACGGTCAGACAAGAGGAAATAAAACACGTTTTTCATCATGAAGCAAAGCAATTACGGCCGGATTTAATGCAAAGGTTAGGTGAGTAAAACAATGGATGGTAAGCAGATATTAAACCAAATGGCACCATATAAACAGGGGAAACAAATGGATGATGTGAAAAGGGAGTTTGGACTAACACGAATTGTCAAACTAGCATCCAATGAAAACCCATTCGGTCATTCACAAAAACTGCGAGATGAATTGCCCGAAATGCTTGGGCAATTTGAACGCTACCCGGATGGACATGCAGCAACTTTACGAAAGAAATTAGCAGCGCGGTTACATGTAGAAGAAAACCAGCTCGTTTTTGGCAGTGGGTCAGATGAACTGGTTCAAATTATTTGTCGTACGTTTCTTTATCCAAATGCAAAAACGGTTATGGCTACACCAACGTTTCCGCAATACAGTCATCATGCATTAATCGAAGGTGCAAATGTAAAAGAAATTCCAACTAAAGATGGGTACCATGACTTAGAATCAATGCTTGATGCAATTGATGCAAATACAAAAGTTGTTTGGCTTTGTTCTCCAAACAACCCGACAGGCAGTATCATACCAGAAGATGCTTTTTATTCCTTTATGGAGCATTGTCCGAAAGATGTCCTGGTCGTTTTAGATGAAGCGTATTATGAGTACATTGACGATGAACGGAAACCTACTATTTTAGAAAACATTAGCAGCTATCCCAATCTACTAGTATTACGAACATTTTCTAAAGCTTACGGTCTAGCTGGCTTACGGGTTGGATACGGGATTGGAAATGAGGATTTGATTGCGAAATTGGATATTGTTAGAGGTCCGTTTAACACATCTATTCTAGCACAAAAAGCTGCCGCGATAGCGTTGGATGATCAGCAATTCATTGAGGAAACATACCGAATGAATCGGCAAATACGAACTGATTTTGAGCGTGCCTTAGATAAGCTTGGTTGGTCTTATGACGACTCGCAAACAAATTTCTTACTCGTCCATGTTCCTGTATCTGGTGAGGAGATGTTTACGTATTTGTTAAAACACGGGTATATTGTTAGACCTTGTGACGGAATTGGATGCCCAAATACAGTCCGAATTACAATTGGAAAAAAACAGGATATGGAAGAACTGCAAACAATTTTAACAGCATTTTCACAACAGGGGGATTAAATGGAAAAACAAAAAGTACTTGTTATCGGTCTGGGGCTGATTGGTGGATCCTTAGCCAAAAACATAGCTCTTTCTGATGAAAATTACATAATCGGCTATGATACCGACCGCCAAACAATTGAATTTGCTCAGATGAATGGAATTATTGATGAAGTTTGCACGTCTATTTCAAAAGGTGTGAAGCAAGTTGATTTTGTTATATTGGGCACACCTATCTCAGAAACCATTTCGCTAATGCAGCAATTGGACCAAATAGAGCTTTCGCATCCGGTTATTATCACAGATGTATCCTCGGTTAAGCGTTCGGTCATGTTAGCAGCAAATCAATTAACCAACCCTTATTTAACCTTTATCGGGGGGCATCCAATGGCAGGATCGCATAAAAAGGGTATCATTGCCGCGAAAGAGCATTTGTTTGAAAATGCTATTTATGTGTTAACACCGATGCGGAACTGTACCAATGAACATCTTGCATCTCTCAAAAACCTGTTGCAAAGTACTAATAGTAACTTTATTACACTGGATCCAAATGAACATGATGAAATGACAGGGGTGATCTCTCATTTTCCGCACTTGATTGCCTCGTCACTCGTACATCAGGCGAAAAAGTGGGAGTATACACATACATTCATTCCAAAACTTGCTGCGGGAGGATTTCGAGATATTACGAGAATTGCCTCAAGCAATCCAGAAATGTGGCAGGATATTTTCTATCATAATCGGAATAAAATGTCACAGCTATTAACGGATTGGATAGCGGAAATGACGGAGTTGAAACATTTCCTTGATTATAATGACAAACAACAGATGATTGACTACTTAGAACAAGCTAAAAATTATCGTGATGGGTTAGGAAAAGAAGACAAAGGTGCGATTCCTGCCTTCCATGATCTATATGTTGATATTCCGGATCAGACAGGTGCTGTTGCCTCCGTTGTCCAAATCCTTGCTGCTAAAAACATTAGTATAAAAAATATTGAAATACTTGAAATTAGAGACAATATTACTGGTGTTTTGCGGTTAAGTTTTACAACCGAATCAACCCAATTACAATGCTGTCAAATTCTACAGAAAAAAGGGTATGAAGTTGTAATAGATAAATAAACGGTCACTGATACATTTTGTCGACCAAATGTTTACTTTCTAATTTTGTAAAAAGGGGATGCTTTAATGGGTAAGAAAGAACTAAAACCATGCCAGCAACCGTTGACAGGTGTTATAGAAGTCCCTGGAGATAAATCAATTTCGCATCGTGCAGTCATATTAGGATCACTGGCAACTGGTACGACAAAGGTCAGAAACTTTCTAGATGGCGAAGATTGCATGCGAACAGTAACTATCTTTCAATCACTTGGGGTGAAAATTGAAAAAGATGAGAAAACCTTACTAATTCACGGGAAAGGAGTAAAAGCCCTAACCGAACCGAAAGCACCTCTTTATTTTGGAAATTCCGGAACTACTGCCAGATTAATGATTGGTGTACTTGCCGGATTGCCTCTTTTCACTACAGTTTATGGGGATCCATCATTAACAAAAAGACCAATGGACCGTGTAGTTACACCAACGCGACAGATGGGGGCTAATTTTGACGGGCGAGAAAACAGCTCCTATCTGCCATTGGCGATCAGAGGCGGGGGATTAACGGGGATATCCTATCAACTTCCTGTTAAAAGTGCTCAAGTTAAATCAGCTGTATTATTAGCAGGAATTCTTGCAGATGGAATGACTGAGGTTGTCGAACAAGCGGAAACACGGAACCATACGGAAAATATGCTACAAGCTTTTGGAGCAAATGTGAATAAAGATGAAAATTCTATTATCGTCAAAGGAAAACAAGAACTACTCGCGACAGACATCTATGTACCGGGGGATATATCATCAGCCGCATTCTTTTTTGCAGCTGCAGCCATTGTACCTGGGAGTAACCTAACATTAAAAAATGTTGGTCTTAACGAAACGCGAACAGGTATAATCGATGTATTACAAATAATGGGCGTACCAATAACTATTGCCAATCAACAAATAATTGGCGGGGAAAAAATTGGTGATATAACGATCTCGAAAGCAAACTTGACAAGTGCAACCATTGAAGGTGACCTTGTTCCAAAGCTAATTGACGAAATTCCAATTATTGCATTACTGGCCACGCAGGCAGAAGGGACTACTATTATTCGGGATGCAGCTGAATTACGCGTGAAAGAAACCGATCGAATTGCAGCTGTTGTCGATGTTTTAACCACATTGGGAGCAAATATTGAGGCGACTGATGATGGCATGATCATCCATGGCAAGACACCTTTAACAGGTGGATATGTACGTGCTTATGATGATCATCGGATTGCGATGATGATTGCGATCGCCTCACGTATTACCAGTGAGAGTGTATTTCTTGATGATGAAGCAAGTATCGCAATCTCCTATCCCAACTTTTTTGCTGATTTGGAAAAAGCCCAACAAGAATAAAAGAATCCACATGAAGTGGATTCTTTTTCAATCTATGATAAAATTTAAATGAGTTTTATATTGAAAGGATGTACAGTTTGGAAACTATAATGGAAGCTGTTCGATTAATGGAAAGTAAAAAAAGTAATGAAGCGATCGCACTATTAGAAGATTATTTACCGATGGCGGATGAAGAAGAAAGATTTACCATTGCTGAATTATTTATTCAATGGGGATTTTTACAAGAGGCGAGTACTATTTTACAGGAATTGATGCAACAATATCCTCAGGAAAGTGAAATAAAAATAATGCTAGCCGATATATATGTCGAGCTTGAAAATGATGAAGAAGCCATTAATTTGTTAAATGATATAAAAGAAGATGATGAATCGTACCTAGAAGCACTAATTCAACTTGCTGATTTATATCAAGCACAAGGGCTCTTTGAAGTAGCTGAACAGAAATTATTAGCTGCCAAACAATTAAATCCAACGGAACCGATTATTGATTTTGCACTAGGTGAATTGTTGTTCTCGACCGGAGAATATAAAAAGGCGATTACCCATTACGAAAAGGTTATTGAGGTTACGAGTGAAATTGCGAATGTGCCGATTCATACTCGTTTAGCAGAATGTTACGCTGGTATCGGTGAATACGAAGAAGCATTAGCTATTTATCAGGACGTTGATAACGAGGATTCTGATACGTTGTTTAAATATGGACTTACTGCATATCAAGCAGGAAGAAGTGATATTTCCATTAAAGCATGGGAACAAGTCGTTGAAATTGATCCATATTACCATACTGTTTATTATCAACTTGCCAAAGTATACGAAGAGGAAGAAATGCCAATTGATGCCTATAATGCAGCAAAAAAAGGACTGCAAGTGGATGAATTTAATAAGGAACTTTTCTTTTACGCAGGATCTTTAGCACACCAAGTAAACGAAGATGAGGAAAGTGAAAAATGGATTCGAGAAGCGATTGCACTTGACCCAGACTATAAAGAGGCTATTTTATTTCTCGTTGAATTCTTTAAGGCAAAAGAAAACCATTCAGCAATTGTTGAACTATTAGAGCAAATTAAAAAATCCGGGGCGGATGATCCATTATATGAGTGGGAATTGGCACGAGCTTATGAAAAAACAGAATCATATAATGATGCATTAAATCACTATCAGGAAGCATATAATAACCTAAATCAAGATAGTGAATTTTTAAAAGAGTATGCCTATTTTCTAACTGAAGAAGGGAGGATTGCTGAAGCACTGCCGATATTCAAGACCTATTTAACCCAACAACCAGAAGATTATGAAGTTGAGGAATTTTTCCACAGATTAAACCAATAGACAACTAGATAAAGTATTACTGGATTAAAAAGGAGGAAAGATACGTGCAGACTCCTGTTTCCGTACAAGATAAAAAAAGCTTTATCCAATGGTTTTTGAACAATTATCAATTAAAAAAACGAGAAAGTGTCTGGATTCTTAATTATTTGGTAAATCATGATAACCTATTAGCAAATGTTCACTTCATTAGGGAAGCGAGATTTTGTCCACGTGCAATAATTATGAGCAGTCATTGTTCAGATGATGTCCCATTTCGTTTTTATAAAAGTCAATTGGTTACAACTGATGCAGAAAAATCTTTTCACGATATACGTTTAAATCAAAAAGAAGCCCTGTATATTCAGTTGAATTTTAATAATGCAAAACAAAATTCGCTTTATGTAGCTGTTCTTGAGGATAATCCGTTTGTTCCTGAAGATTACTTCATCACAAAAAAGGATCAAGATCTTGCGAAACAGTTATTAGATAAAACACTTTTTGACTACCAAAAAAAGGTCATCCAAGCAGAAATCGACCGATCATTGGATGAAAAAAATCAGCGGAACTTTGAAAAATATGTGAAAAAGCTACATAAGCTTGAATCCAATCATCCGCATCAACCTAAATTGCTAAAGCAATAGGTTGATTTTTTTTGTGTGGATAAGATAAGATTTATACGAACCGTAATATTTTGCTTATATTTTTTATCGTTTTGTAAAAGAATAGAGAGAGAGGTTGGTTATTCATGCAATGGCTTAAACAAGATTTGCAGCAGTACATACAGGCCAAGGAATATGTTGATACCGTTATCGTTCCATTAATTCCGTTTCAGTTGTCACAAGACACCAATTTAGCTAAAAATGCATTTCAGGGTGAAGTACTGTCTATCTTTGCCAAAGAAATTGAAAAGGGCTTGACTGGGAGAATATTATTAGCACCAAACTATTATTACTTAAATTCAGAGTCTAAAGAAAAGGAGATAAGCAGGTTAAACGCTTGGACTGAAAATATCTTTACACAGCCATTTAAACACTTATTCTTTGTGACATTTGATGCATCATGGAAAAAGAATGAACAAGCATTAGACGGAACATTACTATGGTTACCTGGTATCCAATCCGGTGATATACAATCAAAAGAAATGCATTCATTTATTCATGATCAAGTCAATCAGAT
Coding sequences within:
- the hisC gene encoding histidinol-phosphate transaminase, whose product is MDGKQILNQMAPYKQGKQMDDVKREFGLTRIVKLASNENPFGHSQKLRDELPEMLGQFERYPDGHAATLRKKLAARLHVEENQLVFGSGSDELVQIICRTFLYPNAKTVMATPTFPQYSHHALIEGANVKEIPTKDGYHDLESMLDAIDANTKVVWLCSPNNPTGSIIPEDAFYSFMEHCPKDVLVVLDEAYYEYIDDERKPTILENISSYPNLLVLRTFSKAYGLAGLRVGYGIGNEDLIAKLDIVRGPFNTSILAQKAAAIALDDQQFIEETYRMNRQIRTDFERALDKLGWSYDDSQTNFLLVHVPVSGEEMFTYLLKHGYIVRPCDGIGCPNTVRITIGKKQDMEELQTILTAFSQQGD
- the aroA gene encoding 3-phosphoshikimate 1-carboxyvinyltransferase produces the protein MGKKELKPCQQPLTGVIEVPGDKSISHRAVILGSLATGTTKVRNFLDGEDCMRTVTIFQSLGVKIEKDEKTLLIHGKGVKALTEPKAPLYFGNSGTTARLMIGVLAGLPLFTTVYGDPSLTKRPMDRVVTPTRQMGANFDGRENSSYLPLAIRGGGLTGISYQLPVKSAQVKSAVLLAGILADGMTEVVEQAETRNHTENMLQAFGANVNKDENSIIVKGKQELLATDIYVPGDISSAAFFFAAAAIVPGSNLTLKNVGLNETRTGIIDVLQIMGVPITIANQQIIGGEKIGDITISKANLTSATIEGDLVPKLIDEIPIIALLATQAEGTTIIRDAAELRVKETDRIAAVVDVLTTLGANIEATDDGMIIHGKTPLTGGYVRAYDDHRIAMMIAIASRITSESVFLDDEASIAISYPNFFADLEKAQQE
- a CDS encoding prephenate dehydrogenase; its protein translation is MEKQKVLVIGLGLIGGSLAKNIALSDENYIIGYDTDRQTIEFAQMNGIIDEVCTSISKGVKQVDFVILGTPISETISLMQQLDQIELSHPVIITDVSSVKRSVMLAANQLTNPYLTFIGGHPMAGSHKKGIIAAKEHLFENAIYVLTPMRNCTNEHLASLKNLLQSTNSNFITLDPNEHDEMTGVISHFPHLIASSLVHQAKKWEYTHTFIPKLAAGGFRDITRIASSNPEMWQDIFYHNRNKMSQLLTDWIAEMTELKHFLDYNDKQQMIDYLEQAKNYRDGLGKEDKGAIPAFHDLYVDIPDQTGAVASVVQILAAKNISIKNIEILEIRDNITGVLRLSFTTESTQLQCCQILQKKGYEVVIDK
- the aroB gene encoding 3-dehydroquinate synthase, with the translated sequence MNKLLIKTSTHPYFIYTGEDVRFSLKELLPKTYSSFFIITDDHVSKLYLDDIRNNLPNDQRVFHSIVQHGEQSKSMETYHELLTDALTYGLDRQSLIIALGGGVVGDVAGFVAATYMRGIDYIQVPTTILAHDSSVGGKVAINHELGKNLIGSFYPPKAVIYDTSTLQTLNPREVRSGYAELVKEALLGDEQFFNDLTEINLASLSREHLEKHLQKGIHIKAGIVESDEKEAGVRKYLNLGHTLGHALEAELGYGKLTHGEAVAIGTLFALKVSEILFSSNLPYDDLYKWLKRNDYPLLLEEVKTSALIAKMKSDKKVINDKVQMVLLKQTGNPTVAEINDHDLQVFLESFLRELVDK
- a CDS encoding ReoY family proteolytic degradation factor — encoded protein: MQTPVSVQDKKSFIQWFLNNYQLKKRESVWILNYLVNHDNLLANVHFIREARFCPRAIIMSSHCSDDVPFRFYKSQLVTTDAEKSFHDIRLNQKEALYIQLNFNNAKQNSLYVAVLEDNPFVPEDYFITKKDQDLAKQLLDKTLFDYQKKVIQAEIDRSLDEKNQRNFEKYVKKLHKLESNHPHQPKLLKQ
- a CDS encoding tetratricopeptide repeat protein encodes the protein METIMEAVRLMESKKSNEAIALLEDYLPMADEEERFTIAELFIQWGFLQEASTILQELMQQYPQESEIKIMLADIYVELENDEEAINLLNDIKEDDESYLEALIQLADLYQAQGLFEVAEQKLLAAKQLNPTEPIIDFALGELLFSTGEYKKAITHYEKVIEVTSEIANVPIHTRLAECYAGIGEYEEALAIYQDVDNEDSDTLFKYGLTAYQAGRSDISIKAWEQVVEIDPYYHTVYYQLAKVYEEEEMPIDAYNAAKKGLQVDEFNKELFFYAGSLAHQVNEDEESEKWIREAIALDPDYKEAILFLVEFFKAKENHSAIVELLEQIKKSGADDPLYEWELARAYEKTESYNDALNHYQEAYNNLNQDSEFLKEYAYFLTEEGRIAEALPIFKTYLTQQPEDYEVEEFFHRLNQ
- the aroH gene encoding chorismate mutase, with amino-acid sequence MIRGVRGATTVQANEENQIVTNTKSLVEDMVLKNNIEVDSISHVLISVSGELNATFPAKSLRQIPGWVYVPVMCMQEIDVPNSLGYCIRVMMVVNTTVRQEEIKHVFHHEAKQLRPDLMQRLGE
- a CDS encoding YpiF family protein; the encoded protein is MQWLKQDLQQYIQAKEYVDTVIVPLIPFQLSQDTNLAKNAFQGEVLSIFAKEIEKGLTGRILLAPNYYYLNSESKEKEISRLNAWTENIFTQPFKHLFFVTFDASWKKNEQALDGTLLWLPGIQSGDIQSKEMHSFIHDQVNQISELIKSYWA